The Meleagris gallopavo isolate NT-WF06-2002-E0010 breed Aviagen turkey brand Nicholas breeding stock chromosome 25, Turkey_5.1, whole genome shotgun sequence genomic interval TGTTTCCATCCTGGCTGTGTCCTGGTATGAGATTCTTAAAACCCATCTGTTCTGTTTCTAACATTCACAATTGGTTTTGGTTGGCTGCCCAAGAAGGATCTGGTGCACAGCCTTTTACATCCATTCACTCCTGAGACGTACTTGCGTGGAGCTGAATAAATCTGACATTCTTGTAGGTAGGTGGAAGACGAGGACTGCTGAGAATGACTTGTAGCAAATCCTTAAGTGGCAAAGAGTCAACAAGATGAAAATGAAGCTGACCGCTTGTAAGGAGGGCTGCTCTTCTGAGAATGTTGTGTTAAAGACATGCAGGAAGGGCACTGGAGGCACATAGCAATGCTATGTCAACGATGACCTCTGTTCCCAGAGAGCTGTCTCTGTGGCAGAGCGTTTCCTGTAGTACTCTACTGTAAGTGGCATGTTATGGGCCTTCAAGGAGCTTGGAACAAATCCCTTGAGCCAGAGCAGTGCAGGGGTTTGGATTATTCAGTGAGTGAGCTGAATGTGGAAGGAGAGGTAAATTTTGTCTGGAGCTGGTGTGACTTGTTAAAGCAAAGGATGGGAACTCGGCTCTCTTCCTAAATTTGCTGCTGGGAGCACGAACTTTGCAAGTCGAACACCTTCACGTTGAGTTTCCCTCTTTGGGAGGCTGGCAGTGGTggtgctgctccagcaggaTGTGGTGCAGCTGCTTCAGCCTCGTGCATGGAGCAGGAAGCTCCCATCACAGCCAGGACCAGCTGATGGAGTGGGATGGAAAATCTGCTCCTTTTGTGATATTTCCAGCTGGGAAGCATCTCGTGCCCTGTTGTGCCCTCACTTCATAATCCCTTTTGTGTGAAAAGAGCTGCTGCCATCCCTGTAGAGAAGGGGAAATCAAGGCAgtggggcagtgctgctgcagcctggttATGGCTGTCAGAAGAGAAGAGCTTTGAAGCTGGGGCTCAGCGTGCTCACAACTgagctgctccttccttccctttttctcgGTCGTCCTTCTTGCTCATGTTGGCCATTTGGGCTATGGAGTGCTGTAGAAAATAACCAGCTGTTTCGTTAAGTGAATTTGCTCGATCCCTCAAGTTGACAGATGATTTTTATTATGTACTATTACTTAATGAACTCTTTTGTGGCAAATGTAATTCAATACAGATTCTGATTCCCAGTTTGTCATCAGTCCTtttgtaaaggaagaaaaatggaaaaggactTGATTCCTTTATCTTGTTATGCTAATTGCATTAGGAATATTGGAGAAAAACAGTCAGTGaatttaacagcagaaaaatccaAGCCTGTATTTTactgagagaaaatgagaatttaCCGGGGCTGAACACAGCTGACTTTGGCTAAAGCACATTCTGATCTGTTTTGggttttgaaaaacagaaatataaaagtAATATGTAAAGATCTTAATCTAAAATTCATATGAGAAGCCTGTAACAGACAGAACAGAACGTGAGGAAGGAGTTGTAAGAGGAACTTGGAAAAAATCAGTACTTGTATCTCTCATTAGCGTGGACTTGGTCAGGGAGCTGCATGTGGCATCAAGCAGAGGTGGGATGCTCTGGAAGGGAATGGCAGTAAGGGTCAAACCAGTGGAAAAGTGTATGTGAGTGCTGTGCCCTCTAGAGACTGATTCGTGTTCTTATATTTGACTGCCTGCCACTAGAGCCCTTAAAATGAATGACATTTTATATCTCTTATTTCCTAGAGTTTAGctttttaattgtaaaattGAGGTAATTTCACTTCCTCTACTTCTAAGAGGTTTAGGACGGGAGTTTTGTGCAAGAATGGAATTGTGGCTTTCAGAGTCTGAGCAGAAAGCTCCTGAGAACTGGAATACTCGTGTGATTAAAACAGGGCTCACATCCATGTGTTGAGTAATGGCTGAGGAAGGAAACGTTGATAAGTGTCTTCATTAAGTGCCTTTGATCCTCAGCTGAAAAAACCAGCAATCCTGCACTGGTGTTACTGACTGAGGCTCCAGCTGTGGTTTGACCACTGGTGCTGTAATGATCCTACGCCCCATTCCTTGCAGGGAGCTCCTTTGTACATCTGGGCTGGTTTTCAGTTCCTTGAAGGATCACAGATTTCTAGCCCAAACTGTGGAGCTGTAATACACCTGGTTAAGGGGATGTCATTAACAGATGACATCTTGGTGTCcccttttgttgtctttttggATGTGAGGTGCCCTGTAAGATCACTGTCTGTGTTGCTGATGCCTGTGGGAGCTTGTAAGCAGCATATGGGCATCAGCACTGATTTTCTTAAGTAGCCATCCAGAGTGTGTTATCAACCTGTCACCCACAGGGCAAGGAGATTGAGGAACATTGCTTTGAGGAAACACTAGATGTTCCTAATTGCTAACTGATTTATTAACGTGTCTTAGTGGAAATCCTAGCTAATGGTTGTACATGGAGAAAAAAGGGCTAGCATGTACATCTTGTCCAAGCATCCATTTCTTAATAGAAGTTATCCTAGATCTCTTTGGCCACCAACTGGTTGATCCAAATGAACATTGATGCAGTGTGGAAGGAGGCTGCAACGAGAAGGGAGCAGACGATTAACAGACATCACCTGTGTGTCTCTGGGAGTAAGCAACTCCATGTGAATGTGCACTGGCTGCAGGTTAAGTCTACACAACTAAGCTGTGCTGCTCATTCAACAAGattgaagagaaggaagagttGTATTTGAGTTACAAGACTAGTTTCGTTTGCATTTCTCTCCTAGTAAATTAATCCTGTGTTTGTTGAGTCTCTGGGGCTAGATCTAAAGCTCAATGAATAGAAGGAAGCCGTGTCCTTTGCTCGAGGTACAAGGTGCTGTTGAACCCTATGGTTCCCAAAGCCCCTTGCAGGGATGAGGTACACTTGATCTCCTCAGCTCCATGTCTTGTGGGGCCGTAACTATCTGCAAAATACCTGAGCTGCTGGTAGGCAACGTTTAAAAGCTAATTTCTGTTAATTTAATCCATCCTCAGCCactgtgtgattctgtaatttgaTGTATACAGACGTAATGTACTTAAGCAAAACACAGATCTCAAGTTTAAGAGCAGACTCTTTCACACTGCTCAGTTTAGGGCTGTAATGGTTGCAAACCGTCAGCTCTGTGTAACTGAAACTTTCTTCACCAGTTTTAAGGCAGGAAGAGATTTGTGATAATTTGCTCTGATGTGCACAGCACAGGCGGTAGGATCCCACAGAACACCCTGGAGACCCAGCAAATTGGCTCAGGTAACAGCAGAGAGCTCTCCCTGCTCAGTGTGTGGAAGAAAGCCTTGCTGCTCTGGCTTTGCAGTCATGATGCAGGtatggaggcagcagcagctgtgctgcaaagaCAGAATCAAAAATCAGAGCCTCGAAACTGAATTAAATACCCAACAAAATATGCTTAAAGAGGATTCTTCATACAGGCATTATGGCTTGACCATCTTTAATACTACAAGTCAGATTAGCATGTGGATTAGCATTAGCGTTTGCAGTAACAGGATGGGAACATTTCATTCACggagctgcagcacacagactgCATCTGTGCTCATCTCACTTTGCATGCACACTTTAGAGCTACCATAGCTGAAATCTGTGGCCAGAACTTATTTTTTCTGACAGTCTTTATTGCACCAACATTCAATTTTAAGTGTTCAGACATCTgtcataaataaaacatttttaattacgtctttgttttccaaaaggggaaaaatcccCTTTTTCTGTcatcctaagaaaaaaaaaaattaatttctgatttGTCATGCAGCTGTTTCTTAACGTGTAATTCATGTGGAATTATATTCAAGATAGAAATCTTCTCTTTGGGGAAACACAAAGTTCTTATGGAATCCTAGGGCTTCTGGTATTTACATAAAAATCTGGTGCTATTAGAATAGGAGGACTGGTTCTCTTAGAAGTTTACGCAGTTCCCATTGGGGGGGTAATGGTGTGTGGACCTCACAGCTCCTCCTGGTGCAGCACCAAACCTAAAACAAGAAGGAACATTCAGGCCAGCTTGAGGAGATTGCATTAATTTACAAATAACTTGTTAAAAAGACGCCCAGGTGGTTTCTGGAAAGGTGATGTAAGGAAAGTATGTGCTATCCTGTAAGTTCTGAAAGATGTTACACAGAACTTACATATGCTAAGATTGTTAGCAGATCCTTGATTTTTATAGAAACCTATGGAGATGAATCTTTTAATGACATTCTGTGTcaaaatgttttggtttctATCATGCTGaagcatttcctttctgctaGGTTACAAAAATTTCATGCTTTATCCATGAGGACTGGAAAGCTGTAGGTGTGATCTTCTACAGCAGCTTCATTGCCTTAAAACAAATTACTTCATTACTGTATCAAACTCATTTTGGAGTTATATGCCTTATAGAAACTTTTCTGATTTGGCATTTGGTGAGAATGGAGCTGGGGAACCCAGTTTGTGATTAGGCTGTGAGTTCCATGAAGGGGTGCAGTAAGGGATGACCCCTCACCGGGCGCTGAAGCTAGAATTCAGATCTGCAGGGCCATACCCGTAGAGAGGAGGAAATGGGAACCGCATCCCATCgtgtgctgctggcagatcCTGGATGCTGGTGGGCAGCTGAGGTGGGGCCCTCTGGTAGGGGAATCCGGGCTGAACCAAGGGGATGTAATTCAGCAGAGGAGTGTAGGGTGACCGGAACATCTGTGGGCTGAATGGAGCCCCCTGGGGAGGAGACAGAAGCACGGGAGGATGGTGAGAGTCTGCAGGTGGGTGATGGTCCCAGCGATAGGAACTGGGGTtcactgaaacattttcagatattttggtgtattttttttccccgctTCTAATATCTCCTTTAACCTGCTGCTCTTCTCGGTGAGGACTCCCATCTTCATTCAAGTTTGGGCTCAGTTTGCTTCGCTTTAAGTGCTTTTCAAATAATCTAGAGCAaaagctggaggagctgggtggCTGTGTGGGACTACAGCTGTGGCTTTGGCCCTCTAAGTTCACTCTTCCTCTCTATTTTTGATCCTAGAGAAAGGTGGTTTTTGCCCTTACATAAATgcaaactcttaaaaaaaaataaataataataataataaaactgcAGTCTGAATGGAGAAGACACAAATTATTTGGTACAAAACTTGAGCGTGTGCAATAGATCTCTTTGCTTAGAGGCTCAGGGCCATCTCCTGAGCTATCTTGCAATAAGTACTCCTCCAAAGAACTAAATGAACTTAGCCCAGCTCAGCATCTTGTCCCCAGATCTGTTTTTGTCACCAATGTCAATCTCGGCATACGACAAACATTACTGACTAGTCCATTGTGCTTAGCATCTGTGCTCTGCAAATTGGAGCACATTTGTAGCCATTTGAACACACCTGTCTTGAATAGCATCCAAAGGAAGGGTGTAGAGCTTGCTGGAAAGGGATCCTTGCTCGCTGGTATGGTCCCTGTTAAGCATATGGAAAGCATGACTTTTAAAACGATTTGAGTCGCTCtgttaattattattacttttgtgtgagattttttttttagtgggaAGTTATGTTCAGAGAAACCAGGTTGaactaaattaatttcttaGCTTTGGGGAAAAGTCTTCCCTTGGTCTCCCTACGACATCCAGAAGAAGTGTTTCCTTTCAGCCCAATGCTGGGTGTGGAAGGACTGCACTTGTCCTGTGCTCAGTAGGTCTCTGAACTGTGGGCTTCAGGGGAAATGGGGAAATTCTTGGACTGTAAATCATGGATACATGGGATTCCCagtgttttattccttttgaCTTAAGGATTTGCTGTCTTAATAATGGCTTTTTACTTTGAGATGAGGTCCCCTTTCATCAGGTGAAGAAAGCAGGATCCCAGTGTGTAAACAGAGCCACCAAGTGAAATATCCCTAATGAATTATTAGCTCAAAGTATTTGTAATACAggataaatatttgtaaatacaGCATAAACATGGAAACTAATGAATGCCAAGAGAGGTCAGCATTCAGTATATGTCAATAAAACGTCATCCTTTGATCACAAACATCTCGGAGGACTGCATTACAGAGGATGTTAATACTCTGATGGTGAACCAGTGCGATGCCAGTGTAATTAATCACTGTAGGTCAGCAGTCTGGTTTCTTATAAGCACTGCCCTACAAATCAGAAAGCAGTTTTCACAGCAGTGGTAGCTGGTGCCCTGAGCTTGTTGGTGTGGGCCTGGAAATGTTCTGCTCTTCTCAAAATGTGGGTTTATTTAATCTTACCTGAAAGGGTGGGAAGTGTGGCTGGTTTGGAAATAGAGGGAGTGGAGGGAAGCTCAGACTGGGCCACATTGGCTGGTTTAAGGTTGTGGTTGTTGTAGTAGCAGAAAAGCGTGGAGTAGAAGGACTGGCATTGTATATAACAATTTTTTTATCCAACATTGCGGTAGttactgtaaaacaaaacaaggttGAAGGTAATTAAGCATTCCCTTCATTAAACTGTGAAGCACTTGCAACTACGAGGACATGCTCTCCCTGTGAGCAAAGTGTTTAAGATGCTTTTGCAGGCTATATTTCTGGAGCACAGAGACCCACACTTGGAAATCAGCAGTTCATATTCACATGTAGGGCCATGAAACCCCCAGCCCACAGGATCTGGAGTCAAGTTAATTGCCTGAGCTGTAAGAATGACTGGAATGGGGCAAAAGGTTCTTGTTTCATTCTTACAGAGCTCAAAACTATCTGAGATCAGGAAATTATCACAGAAGAAGCTGATGGTGTGAAGTCTCCAGACTGATAAATCCAACCCAGAAACTTAATAGCAGATCTAGAAATgcatcattatttttctccattctgaGATGCTTAAATGCTTTAAGTTATCAATATTTTGTGGAAATGCGGATTTCTTAAGCATCTCTTACTGGGAACCCAAAGTCATAACATCTGATACACAACCACCCCCCTCCAAACAGCCTAGCTTATAGAAAATATTGACCAGGTATTGATATTGACCAAAGCTCTGTGGTTATGATCTTCCTGTATTTCTTGCTTGCTCATATGAGGAGGACACTGGATAGAGGAGAGAGCAATATTGGCATCTGATACGAAATGCAATTTGGGAATGGGAAGGATTAGCTCGGTAGATTTCAGTCCTACAAACAAGTTTGGAAGACACCACTGCAAAGTGAACCCCACCTCAGCCAACTGTGTGCAACCACTTCCACTCAGCCTTGGTTCTCCCATCGCTCCCAGTGCTTTACCAGCACCATGCCCTGATCCATACCTGGATTCTGCAGTGCCTTTGGGGCTGCGTTGGAGTCAGGTCTGGAGCAAATCTTGGCGACTGTTGAGAGCTGTTGCTTCTGTCCTGCAGTTTGACTTTCTGCTGCCAgagctggcacagctgtgctATTCCTTGCAGTGCTAAACGTGCCATTCTGGAGGAACTCTTTCACTGCCTTGCTTTCCTCAGCCATGACCTGCCTGTCTGGGCCCTTGGCAATGtctgtgtgtttcagcagcaatGGCATCCCCAGCTTGCTGCCAGCACCTGTGGTGCTGCTGTCCCCCAGCCCCTTGGAGCTCCTGGGAGAGCTTGCTGAATGCAGGAGGTTGGTGATGGTGGATTTAGCAGAAAGCTGAGCATCGCAGAGAGCTCTTaatttcatctctctttctctgtttccaATCACTGCTCTGTATATACTTTCAAGTCCCTCTGTTTCATCTAGCAACCAGTCTCTGTAAGAAAGTGGAATAAGGATTCTGTTCAGAGTTTGACATAAGATTGAGCTCATTTTCTTGACTCCTCCTACACCTTGCATTTCTGTCTCATTTATGTTCTGTTTAAGATTCGAGCGTTCCTTCTCAACCAGAACAAAAACTTCTTCCAGCACACTGTCCTTTTCCAAAGAACcacataaaaatggaaaaactaaaacaaaatctCAGCTTAATACATCTATTCAGGAATAACTGAAGTTGGGTGACAGCATTTCAGATAGGAAGCCCTGAAATCCTCTGGGACCTTACAGTGGGTCGGCTGCCAGGGCTTAATGCTGTGTTCTCTGAGGCACACCTCAGTGCCCATGGTGGTTCCCTGCTCAAAATACTCATTTAAATTCCACTTTGCTCCTTCACAGCCAGGTATGTTCAATAACTTAACGTATTATCAATTTACTCTCCTCAGTTTGAGGGAAAGCGATGCTCTGTGCATGCACTGCACAGATACATATATAGTACATAAGTGGATTGCTAATATTAGTGAAATCTGAATACTTAGATGTATCTAATTATGTCTAATCATAGGATCACTATCATTGGCAGGATGCTGctttttcccctatttttaAAGAGCAGATAGCTTAAAATCCTCAACAAATTCATACTATGGGCATAAACTTAGAAAATTGCTGTTATTTCCAGAGTAAAGCTTATTTTCTACAACACTTTATCCCATCTTTCACTGGGATTCTTCTCTGCAGTGGTGGTTGGAAAGACCTGGAGGGTTGGTTTTGGACTTGGGCTTTAGGTTACTGAAGTCCTCGGTAGCTTTGCTCTTCTGAATCGAAATACTGCAGAACAAACCCAGGAAGGTGAAActtgttgttgtttgttcaAAAGATTGCAGGTACTTTTTTAAACGAGCGAAACAGCAATTTGCATAAGTCAATATTCTAAGATAATTAAAGATTGCTAACCAGAGCAAGGTCATGCAGTGTAATCTTTGACCACTGGTGTTACTGCAGCTCGTGGGCTGGGGAGCACCTCTATTGACTCCTGGGTATGGAgagatgaaggaaaataattcagtgcAGTTCTGTCAGGAATAACAGAGGTACCCATGGTACAGAAGCTGCTCTCTCCAAGGTCAGAGGTGGGGACCCGACCCAGGGTTGCCTCACCTGAAGAGATTTTAAGGAAGTTCTTTTGAATTCTGTACTGCAGTTTGGTTTCAGCGCTTCAGGTTTGGTATTTTTGGAAGGTTCAGTGACTCAGGAGGGTCTTTGAACAACTGATGAGCAATGTACTGTGATGAGTGTATGCAGAGGGTACTTCTTTGCTGAAGAGCCTGCTTGCTGAATGCATGAAAATGCTGCTGGCAGAAGGGTCAGAGCAGCTGCCCAAAGCAACTCGAAGATCAGCAGGCGAAAAATGACTCATTTTTCTGAACCTGAGAATGGTGCTTTAGCCACTGTGCTTTGCTGGCTTGTTAATTTCATCTTAGTTGGAGTTGCTGAGTTTGTCACAGGTCCTTTCTGCTTGTCCCAAACCATTTTGATCTGCTGCCTCAGCCCTGTTACGGTGGCTTAAGTGTGGCTGCAGGTTGCTGGGGGTGGgaggctgctggcactgcattAAATTAATTGCTAAAAACTAGGCCTGTGTATTTCTATTGGTagctttgtttctgtaatttttttagtTGTTAATAGTTCATGGTGCTTCATACCATATCTCTTTGCTTGGACTTCTAAGCAGCTGGCAGGACCAAGGGATGTGGCTGAGCATGTGCTAATTAAGATGTTTCAGCAGCATAACTTGACCTACCAGTGCAACTCCATTGGCTTAAAGGTTATTCTTGGGTTGTTTGCCTTCGCTTAGTTTATTCTAgttcaattattatttttgttacgGATatggaagggaaagggaaggagccAGGACTCCAAGATCTACGCCCTGGGTTTCACACTGATACAGTGTTGGGCATTTCCCCTTCTGTTCCTCCATGTCTTCAGCTAAAATTATCAAATTATCAGCTTTTTCAGTCTGTGAAGTTGGCCTTAAAAGACACGATTGCAGTTTTTCACTGTATCAGGCAAGATGTGTGATTTATGTAGGCTTTAAGAACTGGACACGTGCTAATAACTTGCTGATTGATAGCTGGATTTgtaaatttcactttttttctacttcaggAGCATATAGTAAATATTACCCCATTAATCTGAAGAGCATCCTTCCCTCCCTTATCACCATTTGTCCCACAGAACATGATTTGGCATAattttttctgtgctaaatTCAGCTTCTCTTTGTAAAGATCAGCTGTTTACAGTAGCTTCCTTATAACACTTTAATTTTCgattttgttccttttgaaTGCTGCTTTCACTTCTTCCTGTAAATATTTTGATGTGCAtgtagttgtttttctttaaatgttgtGGGGAAGAGAACGCAGCAGCTGCTTATGGTGCTTCAGATTTTCAAGTAGCTGGCTTTCACGGGACACGCTCTCCCAAATAAAACTGGTTATAGTGGGAAAAGTGGGAATGCTTTGTCCTATTTGGCCTGAAGTCAACCCAGCACCCcgtgctccagctctctgttACCAGGGGTTATGAGGGCTCTGTTGAGCCGGGCACTGAAGGGGAGGCAGCagccccttgtcctgcagtgctggtggtCACTCACCCACTGTGGGCTCCATTCCTGCTCCATGGGGGACCAGGTGGATCCGTGCA includes:
- the C25H1orf94 gene encoding uncharacterized protein C1orf94 homolog encodes the protein MLTGTDRFSAPAVKSEGSFPLGPFPRHIWIHDNTPQDGLDKACHEIWKRVQSLSWELQPIVCTDPPGPPWSRNGAHSGDWLLDETEGLESIYRAVIGNREREMKLRALCDAQLSAKSTITNLLHSASSPRSSKGLGDSSTTGAGSKLGMPLLLKHTDIAKGPDRQVMAEESKAVKEFLQNGTFSTARNSTAVPALAAESQTAGQKQQLSTVAKICSRPDSNAAPKALQNPVTTAMLDKKIVIYNASPSTPRFSATTTTTTLNQPMWPSLSFPPLPLFPNQPHFPPFQGPYQRARIPFQQALHPSFGCYSRQGAPFSPQMFRSPYTPLLNYIPLVQPGFPYQRAPPQLPTSIQDLPAAHDGMRFPFPPLYGFGAAPGGAVRSTHHYPPNGNCVNF